GAGCAGTGTCGAGCGGCGAAGCGAGCGGCAACGAGAACGGTCGAATTTCGGCGTTCATCGTGTTCAAACTAACATCCCGAGCGCGAACAGCACGGAATGACCCGCAAGCAGTTTACCGGTCTGTTCGAGCGCAGGGTTCAGCGCTTCTCCCGACGTATCGGAGAGGACGGTCTGGGTAATCTTGGCGGCGTAGGGAAGTGTCACCAGCGGCAGGAGAACGGCGGGACTGTACCCCGCTTCCAGCCAGAACCAGAAGGGGGCGAGATACGCGAGTGCGAGCATCCCGACGTACTCGGCTCTGCTGGCACCGTAGCCGATGATCACCGCGAGCGTCTGCTTGCCCGCCTCTTTGTCGGTTTCGAGGTCTCGGATATTGTTCACGACGAGGATGTTCGTAGAGATAGCCGCGACAGGCAGACTTGCCACGAACGCCGCGAGTGTGACGGTTCCTTCGGGAATCCCCATCGGGAACGGTGCGGCGGCGACCACAGCGGCGGCCTGCACGTAGAAGGTACCCATCACGGCGATGACGCCGAAGAAGAGGAAGACGAAAAGGTCGCCGAGGCCGTTCGACCCTAAGGGGAATGGGCCGCCCGCGTAGGCGATACCGGAGACGACGCTGGCGAGGCCGATGAGCAGGATGGGAAGCCCACCGACGTAGACCAGATAGACGCCGACGAGAATTGCGATTGCGAAGGTGAGATACATCGCGCGCTTGACTTCGGCGGGCGCGATGAGACCCGACTGCGTGACGCGGGTGAATCCCTTGCGTTCGTCGGTATCGACGCCCTTCACGGCGTCGTAGTAGTCGTTGGCGAAGTTCGTCCCGATTTGGATGAGGGCCGCGCCGACGAACGCGGCGAGTGCCGGGAGTGCGGCGAACTTAGACTCGTGGACTGCGAGGCCGACGCCGACGAAGATGGGCGCGGCGGCCGCCGGGAGGGTGTGTGGCCGGGCGGCCATCCACCACGCCTCGCGGCGGGAGTGTTCGGTAGCTACGTCGCTCATTATTTGGGGATTATGCCGAACGGGTCATAGCGTCTGTGGTTTGGGAGGTCGGAGGAATTTTGGCTTCACATCAACGAAGCAAGATATGAACGTCCGTGAGACGACGGCCGACGACGCCGAGGCGGTCCAGCGAGTCGCTCGCGCGTCATGGCACGCGGCCTACGACGAGATACTCGGGGAGGGAACAGTTACGGATAAAGTCGATTCGTGGTTCAACCTCGAGAACGTGACCGCAGACGTAAACCGCGAGGAACGACCGTTCTTCGTCGCAACCACCGAGGGTCGGGTCGTCGGGTTCGCCATTGGTGCGCCGGACGACGACCGCGACGCGACCTACCACCTGTATCGAATCTACGTCCAGCCCAACGATTGGGGGCGAGGAGTCGGAACGAAACTGCTCGAACGATTGGAGGCGGAACTGCAAAGTCGTGGCGTGGAACGGCTCCGACTGTCGGTGTTTCAGGAGAACGAGGATGCAATCGGATTCTACGAGTCGTCTGGTTTCGAGCGAGTCGAAGAGGGTGGTGCGGGTAACTTCGACTTGCCGCGACTCACATATGCCAAGGATTTGGGGTAGAAGGCGTCAAGACAGGACTGACCACCGGCGGAAACGAGAGGACGAATCAACCACCTCCAGCGTCTGCGCGAACGCAGTGAGCGCGGTTCTGCGCGCCTGCGGCGCGCTTGCGGTCCAGTGGCAGAAGACGTGAGAAATCCGTGCGCTCGGCGCACGGATTTCGAGCGTCCCTTTTTTCATCGACGTTTTTTGCGCGAGCGGTGGCAGGGCCGCGAAGCGGCCCGTTGCCACCCGAGCGGAAAAAAGGCCGGTCCTAGTAGTGCCAATCGAACTCGTCGAAGTCAGGCTCTCTGCCTTCCACGAACGCGTCTCGACCCTCTTTCGCTTCGTCGGTCATGTACCCCAGTCGAGTCGCTTCGCCCGCGAACACCTGCTGGCCGACCATGCCGTCGTCGGTCATGTTGAAGGCGTACTTGAGCATCCGCATCGCAGTCGGACTCTTCTCGTTCATCGTCTCGGCCCAGTCGAGCGCGACTTCTTCGAGTTTCTCGTGCGGGACTGCCTCGTTGACCATGCCCATCTCGGCGGCTTCTTCGGCGTCGTAGTTCTTCCCGAGGAAGAAGATTTCGCGGGCCTTCTTCTGGCCGACCTGCTTGGCGAGATACGCCGAGCCGAATCCGGCGTCGAAAGAGGCTACGTCGGGGTCGGTCTGCTTGAACAGCGCGTGGTCCTCACTGGCGATGGTCATGTCGCAGACGACGTGGAGGCTGTGGCCGCCGCCCACGGCCCAGCCGGGAACGACGCAGAGGACTGGTTTGGGGATGTGGCGGATGAGTCGCTGGACTTCCAGGATGTGCAGGCGGCCGCCCTTGGATGCTCGCTCGCTCTGTCCGTCTTCGCCGCGGTACTCGTAGCCCTCGTCGCCGCGTACCCGCTGGTCGCCGCCCGAACAGAACGCCCACCCGCCGTCTTTGGGCGACGGGCCGTTGCCGGTGAGGAGGACACAGCCCACGTCAGTCTGGCGCTTCGCGTGGTCAAGCGCGTCGTACAGTTCGTCTACAGTTTTGGGTCGGAAGGCGTTTCGAACCTCCGGCCGGTCGAACGCGATCCGGACGGTGCCCGACTCGACTGCTCGATGGTAGGTGATGTCGTCGAATTCAGGACCCGCAGACTCCCATGCGTCGGGGTCGAAGATTTCTGAGACCATGTGTCGGGGTCCGGACGGAGCGCGCAAAAAGATTCCTCGTTCACGACGAGGAGGAATTTCTATCGAGAACGTAGCTGTCTCGAAAGTCGTGATTGGTTCACCACGGTCGATAGATTCCATCACCACTACTGTGACTACTTCGAAAGCCCCGGCCCGCTCGCGGTCTCCCGACGACATATTCGACGCTCTCAGCAACGCCCGCGCCGAATAGAGGTCGCCGAACCGACCACGCAAACGCGAGCGGGCCGCCCCTTTCAGTCCCACCCGTAGTGAAATCCAGAGAGGCGATACTGGTAGTTTGAGTAGCCACCGAGACCATCAGGTCGCTTCCCTTCCGGGGCGAAAACTTACTTGCGGGCACGTTCCGTGGGTATCGGCATGACAGAGACTACCGAGACTGCCCGGCGACTCGCCGACCGGGTGGACAACCTCGAACGCTCGACGATTCGGGTGATGTTCGGTCTCGCCGAGAAAGCGGAGGGTGATATCGTCCGACTCGAAGTGGGCGAACCGGACTTCGACACGCCCGGCCACGTCATCGACGCCGCCGCGGAGGCCGCTCGCGCAGGCGAGACCCACTACACCGCGAACGCCGGTATCCCAGAACTTCGGGAAGCCATCGCCGAGACGATGGCCCGCGAGAGCGGCGTCGAGGTCGGTCCCGAGCAGGTGACTGTGACGAACGGCGCGATGGAAGCATTGTCGCTGGCGACCCTCGCGCTTGCAGGGCCGGGCGACGAAGTGGTCGTTCCCACGCCCGCGTGGCCGAACTACGTCAACCAAGCACGAATCGCTGGGGCGACTCCAGTGACGGTTCCGCTGGCCTCCGAAACGGGGTTCGACCTCGACCCCGAACGCGTGGTGGACGCTATCGGCGAGGAGACTGCGATGGTCATTCTGACGAGTCCGTCGAATCCAACCGGTCGGGTCTACGAGGAGGACGCAATCGAGGAAGTCGTCGCGGCCGCTGCGGCACACGACGCCTACGTCGTCGCCGACGAGGTGTACGGCCGACTGGTCTACGACCGCGACTTTCGGGGGGTCGCAAGCTACACGGGGTACCCCGAAAACGTGCTAACCGTCGATTCCTGCTCGAAGACGTATGCGATGACTGGCTGGCGACTCGGATGGCTGGCCGGGCCACAGGAAGTCGTTGACGCGGTGAGCCACATCGGCGAGAGTACGACCGCCTGTACGTCGAGCGTGAGCCAATACGCCGCGCTGGCCGCACTGACTGGTCCGCAGGAACCGGTCGCGGAGATGAAGTCCGCGTTCGAAGCACGTCGCGATTTGGTAGTCGAGCGAATCGCGGAGATTCCCGGTGTCTCCTGTGCGAACCCGGAGGGTGCCTTCTACGCCTTCCTCGACGTGGGCGACCTCCCCGGAACGAGTTTCGAAGTTGCCAAGAAACTGCTCGAAGAGTACGGCGTCGTCACAGTTCCCGGAGAGGGCTTCGGCGACGCGGGAGCAGGCTATCTTCGAATCAGTTTCGCGAACAGCGAGAAGCGCATCGAGACCGGAATAGGCCGCCTCGAAGAGATGGCGCGCGCAGTTCAGTAAGGGAAACAGAGACGCAGACGTAGTTCCGGTCTGTCACTCTTCCATCGCTTCGAGACACTTGCCGATGAAGGTGTTGTGGATGGCGAACACCTCGCCGTCTAGCGCGACTGCGGTTCCGCTCGTCTCGTCGTGGGCAAAGTGCATCTCGACTGCGTCCTCGAAACACCGAACCGTGCAGTTCAGCGGCCCGTGTTCGTAGAGGTCCTCTTGATGGGGCTTCTCGAACGCTTCGAGGCGCACGTCTTGAAGGACTTTCTCCCGTTCGCTGTCGTCGTACTGCTCGGCAACGTCGTCACGGAGATACAGCACGTTCCCCCCGTCGCTATCGTAGTAGAGAACGCTCCGCAGGTGGTCGCCGACGCGCTGTTTCAGAAAATCGGCCAGTGCTTCGGAGGCGACTTCGCTCATTGGGACTCCCTGATATTATACTTCCGCTATAATTAATCTTGATGATCTGACCAGAATATTAAATAATCTAAGGGAACGATTAGAATTCGAGAGGTGACTACTCGCCGTCTGTCAGTTCTGCACCGAGTCGCTCGGTCAACTGCTCGCGGAATCGATGGCTCGCTTCGGCGTCGGTGACGACTTCGATGATTTGTGTCCCCTCGCTGGACACCGACTGGACGAACGCATCGCGGAAGCCGTCTATCGTCTCGACGCGCTCGAACTCCACGTCGTACAGGTCGCCCGTGGCGTCGAAGTCGAGGCCGTGGGGCGTTCGGAACTGCTCGGTGAACGGCGGGTCGAACTCCTCTATCGGGAGCATGTGAAAGATGCCGCCGCCGTCGTTGTTGATTTCCACGATGGTCGCGTCCACGCCGCATCGCGCGACTGCGAGCAGGCCGTTCATGTCGTGGTAGTACGCAACGTCGCCAGTCACGAGGACGAGCGGGTCGTCCGTGGCGCTTCCGGCACCCAATGCGGTGCTGGTGATTCCGTCGATGCCGCTCGCCCCGCGGTTGCCAAGCACCGTCACGTCCGCCGCGCGTGGCGCGCCGAACCGGTCGAGGTCCCGAACCGGCATGCTGTTCGAGACCATCACGGTCGCCGGGTCGGGCGTCTCGTCGGCGACGAGCGAGAGGACGCCACCTTCGAACAGTCGTTCCTCCCGCCCGTCGGCGACGGCCTCCCAGTAGCGCCCTTCGGCGCGCTCGAAGTGCTCGCGCCACGCCGAGTTTTCGGGGCTCTCCACGCCATCGAATTCGGACGCGACTCGCTCGGCGAATCGCGTCGGGTCCACAACAAGCAAGTCCGTCGTCGTGTAGGTCGCCTCGCGCCACTCGCCAGCGGGGTCAACGAGGAACTGCCGGGCATCGCTCGCTTCGAGGTAGTTGCGCAGAACTTTCGAAGTCGGCGACGCCCCGAATCGGACGACGACCTCCGGGTCGGGCCACGCCTCGGAAACCGCGTCGAGGTAGCCGTCGTAGCCGCCGACGATAGTCGGCCCTGCTTTCTCACCGCTTTGGGGGTGGCCGAACCGATGGCCCGACAGCGGGTCGGCGAGAATCGGGAATCCGGTGGCGTCCGCGAGGTCCGCGAGTGCGTCTCTATCGGGCGTCGGTGTGTCGGCAGGCCCGACGACGAGGAGTCCGCGCCCGCCCTCCACCGATTCGAGTGCTTGGCCAACTTCCGAAACGTCGGCCTCCGAGAGTTCGGGAACTCCCTGCGTGGTTCGGACGAACGGGCCGTCTCGCCCCTCAGCAGCGAGCGGATTCGCAGACTCGAAGCCCTCCGCTACGTCGTCGGGCACCTCGACCGGTTCCAGC
The sequence above is a segment of the Halorussus halophilus genome. Coding sequences within it:
- a CDS encoding 1,4-dihydroxy-2-naphthoate polyprenyltransferase, yielding MSDVATEHSRREAWWMAARPHTLPAAAAPIFVGVGLAVHESKFAALPALAAFVGAALIQIGTNFANDYYDAVKGVDTDERKGFTRVTQSGLIAPAEVKRAMYLTFAIAILVGVYLVYVGGLPILLIGLASVVSGIAYAGGPFPLGSNGLGDLFVFLFFGVIAVMGTFYVQAAAVVAAAPFPMGIPEGTVTLAAFVASLPVAAISTNILVVNNIRDLETDKEAGKQTLAVIIGYGASRAEYVGMLALAYLAPFWFWLEAGYSPAVLLPLVTLPYAAKITQTVLSDTSGEALNPALEQTGKLLAGHSVLFALGMLV
- a CDS encoding GNAT family N-acetyltransferase; the encoded protein is MNVRETTADDAEAVQRVARASWHAAYDEILGEGTVTDKVDSWFNLENVTADVNREERPFFVATTEGRVVGFAIGAPDDDRDATYHLYRIYVQPNDWGRGVGTKLLERLEAELQSRGVERLRLSVFQENEDAIGFYESSGFERVEEGGAGNFDLPRLTYAKDLG
- a CDS encoding 1,4-dihydroxy-2-naphthoyl-CoA synthase; translated protein: MVSEIFDPDAWESAGPEFDDITYHRAVESGTVRIAFDRPEVRNAFRPKTVDELYDALDHAKRQTDVGCVLLTGNGPSPKDGGWAFCSGGDQRVRGDEGYEYRGEDGQSERASKGGRLHILEVQRLIRHIPKPVLCVVPGWAVGGGHSLHVVCDMTIASEDHALFKQTDPDVASFDAGFGSAYLAKQVGQKKAREIFFLGKNYDAEEAAEMGMVNEAVPHEKLEEVALDWAETMNEKSPTAMRMLKYAFNMTDDGMVGQQVFAGEATRLGYMTDEAKEGRDAFVEGREPDFDEFDWHY
- a CDS encoding pyridoxal phosphate-dependent aminotransferase codes for the protein MTETTETARRLADRVDNLERSTIRVMFGLAEKAEGDIVRLEVGEPDFDTPGHVIDAAAEAARAGETHYTANAGIPELREAIAETMARESGVEVGPEQVTVTNGAMEALSLATLALAGPGDEVVVPTPAWPNYVNQARIAGATPVTVPLASETGFDLDPERVVDAIGEETAMVILTSPSNPTGRVYEEDAIEEVVAAAAAHDAYVVADEVYGRLVYDRDFRGVASYTGYPENVLTVDSCSKTYAMTGWRLGWLAGPQEVVDAVSHIGESTTACTSSVSQYAALAALTGPQEPVAEMKSAFEARRDLVVERIAEIPGVSCANPEGAFYAFLDVGDLPGTSFEVAKKLLEEYGVVTVPGEGFGDAGAGYLRISFANSEKRIETGIGRLEEMARAVQ
- a CDS encoding DUF7522 family protein → MSEVASEALADFLKQRVGDHLRSVLYYDSDGGNVLYLRDDVAEQYDDSEREKVLQDVRLEAFEKPHQEDLYEHGPLNCTVRCFEDAVEMHFAHDETSGTAVALDGEVFAIHNTFIGKCLEAMEE
- the menD gene encoding 2-succinyl-5-enolpyruvyl-6-hydroxy-3-cyclohexene-1-carboxylic-acid synthase; this encodes MTDDNRDTPSNRDTAPNRNTLWAETLVSELAEQGVDAVCIAPGSRSTPLTVAFAQHPEIEIFSHLDERSAAFFALGRAKRTGKPTPLVCTSGTAAANFHPAIIEANQARVPMVVLTADRPPELRDSGANQTIDQEKLYGDSVRWYKDLAEPEATGRKLRYLRTTAARAMVQATGNPPGPVHLNVPFRKPLEPVEVPDDVAEGFESANPLAAEGRDGPFVRTTQGVPELSEADVSEVGQALESVEGGRGLLVVGPADTPTPDRDALADLADATGFPILADPLSGHRFGHPQSGEKAGPTIVGGYDGYLDAVSEAWPDPEVVVRFGASPTSKVLRNYLEASDARQFLVDPAGEWREATYTTTDLLVVDPTRFAERVASEFDGVESPENSAWREHFERAEGRYWEAVADGREERLFEGGVLSLVADETPDPATVMVSNSMPVRDLDRFGAPRAADVTVLGNRGASGIDGITSTALGAGSATDDPLVLVTGDVAYYHDMNGLLAVARCGVDATIVEINNDGGGIFHMLPIEEFDPPFTEQFRTPHGLDFDATGDLYDVEFERVETIDGFRDAFVQSVSSEGTQIIEVVTDAEASHRFREQLTERLGAELTDGE